In a single window of the Buchnera aphidicola (Aphis gossypii) genome:
- a CDS encoding argininosuccinate synthase: protein MNNNNEKVVLAYSGGLDTSAIIPWLKETYKVDVIAFVADIGQSKSDLDGINEKALQSGASSCHIFDLKNEFIENYVFPILKTGALYEGSYLLGTALARPIIAKKQVEFALSIGAKFLCHGATGKGNDQVRFEMAYAALAPHLTVIAPWRNWNLNSRESLIEYLNKKNISTTATLEKIYSKDENALHISTEGGLLENPWNEANSDCWSWTVDPENAPEKPEYILIHIDKGIVISVNNQKLTPLECINVLNKIGSYHAIGRLDIIENRIIGIKSRGCYETPGGTIIHIALRAIEQLVFDRESFNWREKIALEMSSVVYDGRWFTPIRRSLQSASDSLATTLNGEVVLKLYKGSAIAVQKKSLHALYSQEYATFSKDEVYKHSDAEGFIHLFSLSSRIRALNKLK from the coding sequence ATGAATAATAATAATGAAAAAGTTGTATTGGCATATTCAGGTGGTTTAGATACTTCTGCAATTATTCCTTGGTTAAAAGAAACTTATAAAGTTGATGTTATTGCTTTTGTAGCAGATATTGGTCAATCAAAATCTGATTTAGATGGTATTAATGAAAAAGCATTGCAATCTGGGGCTTCAAGCTGTCATATTTTTGATTTAAAAAATGAATTTATAGAAAATTATGTTTTCCCTATATTAAAAACAGGCGCTTTATATGAAGGGAGTTATCTTTTAGGAACAGCTTTAGCTAGACCTATTATAGCAAAAAAACAAGTAGAATTTGCTTTAAGTATTGGCGCTAAGTTTTTATGCCATGGCGCTACTGGAAAAGGTAATGATCAAGTGCGTTTTGAAATGGCTTATGCTGCATTAGCTCCTCATCTTACTGTAATTGCTCCTTGGAGAAATTGGAATCTAAATTCAAGAGAATCATTAATAGAATATTTAAATAAAAAAAATATTTCTACTACAGCCACATTAGAAAAAATTTATAGCAAAGATGAAAATGCTTTGCATATCTCTACAGAAGGCGGTTTACTTGAAAATCCTTGGAATGAAGCAAATTCTGATTGTTGGAGTTGGACCGTAGATCCAGAAAATGCCCCAGAAAAACCAGAATATATTTTAATCCATATAGATAAAGGAATTGTTATATCTGTTAATAATCAAAAATTAACTCCTTTAGAGTGTATTAATGTATTAAATAAAATTGGATCCTATCATGCTATAGGGCGGCTAGATATTATTGAAAATAGAATTATTGGAATTAAATCTAGAGGTTGCTATGAAACTCCAGGTGGAACTATTATTCATATTGCTTTAAGAGCAATTGAACAATTAGTTTTTGATAGAGAAAGTTTTAATTGGAGAGAAAAAATTGCGTTAGAAATGTCATCTGTAGTTTATGATGGACGATGGTTTACTCCAATACGAAGATCTTTACAATCTGCTTCAGATTCATTAGCAACCACATTAAATGGAGAAGTAGTCTTAAAATTATATAAAGGAAGTGCAATTGCTGTTCAAAAAAAATCTTTGCACGCTTTATATTCTCAAGAATATGCAACTTTTAGTAAAGATGAAGTTTATAAACATTCAGATGCAGAGGGTTTTATTCATTTATTTTCTCTTTCTTCTAGAATACGTGCTTTAAATAAGTTAAAATAA
- the argC gene encoding N-acetyl-gamma-glutamyl-phosphate reductase, whose protein sequence is MLNVLIVGGSGYSGAELVNYIHRHQFARIKKIFVSKSSINIGKLFSDIYPEYTKIINLSFESIENFVLIKEHIDVVFLATDHHISHTLVPFFMKYNYFVLDLSGAYRVKNTKIYSKYYGFSHLYENILKKSVYGLAEWNYKKIQKAQLIAVPGCYATCIQLALKPLIEMNVLSKSYIPVINAISGVSGAGRNPSINNSFCEVSLAPYNVFKHRHTPEVTEHLGIPVIFIPHLGAFKRGIIATITCKLIKNFKLNEIYNIYDTFYKNKSLIRIYKSGFPSIKAVVKLPFCDIGFTIKDEYLVIVTAEDNLLKGAAAQAIQCFNIRYGFPETESII, encoded by the coding sequence ATGTTAAATGTTTTAATTGTTGGTGGTAGCGGATATTCTGGAGCAGAATTAGTTAATTATATTCATCGTCATCAATTCGCTAGAATAAAAAAAATTTTTGTTTCTAAAAGTAGCATAAACATAGGAAAATTGTTTTCTGATATATATCCAGAATATACAAAAATTATAAATCTTTCATTTGAATCGATTGAAAATTTTGTTTTAATAAAGGAACATATAGATGTTGTATTTTTAGCTACAGATCATCATATTAGTCATACCTTAGTTCCTTTTTTCATGAAATATAATTATTTTGTACTAGATTTGTCTGGTGCGTATAGAGTAAAAAACACTAAAATATATTCAAAATACTATGGCTTTTCTCACTTATATGAAAATATTTTAAAAAAATCTGTTTATGGGTTAGCTGAATGGAATTACAAAAAAATTCAAAAAGCTCAATTAATTGCTGTTCCTGGTTGTTATGCTACTTGCATACAATTAGCACTAAAACCATTAATAGAAATGAACGTTTTATCTAAATCATATATCCCTGTAATTAATGCTATCAGTGGTGTAAGTGGTGCTGGTAGAAATCCCAGTATTAATAATAGTTTTTGCGAAGTTAGTTTAGCTCCATATAATGTTTTTAAGCATCGTCATACCCCAGAAGTGACAGAGCACTTAGGAATTCCAGTAATTTTTATTCCGCATTTAGGCGCATTCAAAAGAGGTATCATTGCTACTATAACATGTAAATTAATAAAAAATTTTAAATTAAATGAAATTTATAATATATACGATACTTTTTATAAAAATAAATCATTAATTAGAATCTATAAAAGCGGTTTTCCAAGTATTAAAGCAGTAGTAAAATTACCATTTTGTGATATTGGTTTTACTATTAAAGATGAATATCTTGTTATTGTAACAGCTGAAGATAATTTATTAAAAGGAGCAGCTGCTCAAGCAATACAATGTTTTAACATTCGTTATGGTTTTCCTGAAACAGAATCAATTATTTAA
- the argB gene encoding acetylglutamate kinase, which yields MHPLVIKLGGVLLESDDAMTGLFKAIYEYQKSNKRDVLIIHGGGRLIDNLMNKLSLPVKKKDGLRITPYEHINVITGVLAGTANKILLAWALKNKINAVGLCLSDGKSANIEMLDKDLGHVGKITPGSPVFLLHLFKQKILPIMSSIGITDDGKLMNVNADLAATALAMTLEAHLILLSDISSILDGKGQRIKKINSIEAKKLISQGIITDGMIVKVRAALEASIALKRSVDIASWQKTEDLQLLFNGKNIGTRVFA from the coding sequence ATTCATCCTTTAGTTATTAAATTAGGTGGTGTTCTTTTAGAAAGTGATGATGCAATGACAGGTTTATTTAAAGCTATTTATGAGTATCAAAAATCTAATAAACGAGATGTTTTAATAATTCATGGAGGTGGACGATTAATAGATAATTTAATGAACAAGTTATCTTTGCCAGTTAAGAAGAAAGATGGATTACGGATCACTCCTTATGAACATATTAACGTTATTACAGGTGTTTTAGCTGGAACAGCTAACAAAATTCTTTTAGCTTGGGCGTTAAAAAATAAAATTAATGCTGTAGGATTATGTTTATCTGATGGAAAAAGCGCAAATATAGAAATGTTAGATAAAGATTTAGGTCATGTTGGAAAAATTACACCAGGATCTCCTGTCTTTTTATTGCATTTATTTAAACAAAAAATTTTGCCAATTATGAGTTCTATAGGTATAACTGATGATGGCAAGTTGATGAATGTAAATGCAGATTTAGCTGCAACAGCATTAGCAATGACTTTAGAGGCTCATTTAATTTTATTATCAGACATTAGTTCAATATTAGATGGAAAAGGTCAAAGAATTAAAAAAATAAATAGTATAGAAGCTAAAAAATTAATTTCTCAAGGAATTATTACTGATGGTATGATTGTTAAAGTACGTGCTGCTTTAGAAGCTTCCATAGCTTTAAAGCGATCAGTAGATATTGCAAGTTGGCAAAAAACAGAAGATTTACAATTGTTATTTAACGGAAAAAATATTGGAACAAGAGTTTTTGCATAG
- the argE gene encoding acetylornithine deacetylase, translating to MKKKIPSFIEIYTSLIKIPTISSENNTIDLSNKILIDLLSNYFSELNFSIQIQNIPNTNKFNMLSSFGSGKGGLLFSGHTDTVDFNEKAWTTDPFKLTQKNDKIYGLGVVDMKGFFAFLLDVISAINIKEIKKPIYILATANEETDMSGAKYFSEHTKIKPDCIIIGEPTCLKLIHAHKGHVSYKIDIFGDTGHSSNPSNKINSIEIVYEIIKQLIDLKKYIQQKYSHKDFSISYPTMNFGSIQGGSAINRICALCSITFEIRPIPQLSLNTIEILLKEKLKKTRKKWPNRIFLKNLFFSIPAYEVSKKHKIVQKIENLCKMNCSTVNYCTEAPFLKKIAPTLILGPGSINQAHHPDEYLDCSFIKPTKDILKNLIIKFCY from the coding sequence ATGAAAAAAAAAATACCTTCTTTTATTGAAATATATACATCATTAATTAAAATACCTACAATTAGTAGTGAAAATAATACAATAGATCTAAGTAACAAAATTTTAATTGATTTACTATCTAACTATTTTTCAGAATTAAATTTTTCAATACAAATACAAAATATACCCAATACAAATAAATTCAATATGTTATCCTCATTTGGATCAGGAAAAGGCGGTTTATTATTTTCCGGACACACAGATACTGTGGATTTCAATGAAAAAGCATGGACTACAGATCCTTTTAAGTTAACTCAAAAAAACGATAAAATATATGGATTAGGTGTGGTAGATATGAAAGGTTTTTTTGCTTTCTTATTAGATGTAATATCTGCTATAAATATAAAAGAAATTAAAAAACCCATTTATATACTTGCCACTGCCAATGAAGAAACAGATATGTCTGGAGCAAAATATTTTTCTGAACATACAAAGATTAAGCCAGATTGTATTATTATTGGTGAGCCAACATGTTTAAAATTAATACACGCTCATAAAGGTCATGTTTCATATAAAATTGATATTTTTGGAGACACTGGGCATTCAAGCAATCCTTCTAATAAAATTAATAGTATTGAAATTGTATATGAAATAATAAAACAATTAATTGACTTAAAAAAATATATACAACAAAAATATTCGCATAAAGATTTTTCTATCTCGTATCCAACTATGAACTTTGGATCTATACAAGGCGGAAGTGCGATTAATCGTATTTGTGCATTATGTAGCATAACTTTTGAAATAAGACCCATACCTCAACTTAGCTTAAATACAATTGAAATTTTACTAAAAGAAAAACTAAAAAAAACTAGAAAAAAATGGCCAAATCGAATTTTTTTAAAAAATCTTTTTTTTTCTATTCCTGCTTATGAAGTTTCTAAAAAACATAAAATAGTTCAAAAAATAGAAAATCTCTGTAAAATGAATTGCTCGACTGTTAATTATTGTACAGAAGCACCATTTTTAAAAAAAATTGCACCTACATTAATTTTAGGACCTGGTTCAATTAATCAAGCGCATCATCCGGACGAATATTTAGATTGTTCTTTTATTAAGCCTACAAAAGATATTTTAAAAAATTTAATAATAAAATTTTGTTATTAA